The Triticum dicoccoides isolate Atlit2015 ecotype Zavitan chromosome 6A, WEW_v2.0, whole genome shotgun sequence genome has a window encoding:
- the LOC119315035 gene encoding uncharacterized protein LOC119315035 — MARLATILSFGDRAEEGADAIPEPQEDYQGEHDDDDDAASDASGDSFEFAFARPLAPAGGEALADDLFAHGRMLPAYPVFHRRQARDDDDAATSATAPPSPDTYCAWAPRSAPGSPAREPAAAFPKSASTGTGEAARRFRLRDILGSGGRSHSDGKEKFLFLQPTPATKPKSRTSALSTPSAPAAKKTQAQQKQGKKKGAAAAPTEMDMATAHRLFYSKPGAAAGPGGERTTTTTKTSYLPYRPAIVGFFATAHALRPKHHPY; from the coding sequence ATGGCGCGCCTGGCGACCATCCTCAGCTTCGGGGACCGCGCCGAGGAGGGCGCGGACGCCATCCCGGAGCCGCAGGAGGACTACCAGggagaacacgacgacgacgacgacgcggcgtCGGATGCCAGCGGCGACAGCTTCGAGTTCGCGTTCGCGCGGCCGCTGGCGCCGGCGGGCGGGGAGGCGCTGGCGGACGACCTCTTCGCGCACGGCCGCATGCTCCCGGCCTACCCGGTCTTCCACCGCCGCCAGGCCcgagacgacgacgacgcggccacCTCCGCGacggcgccgccctcgccggacACGTACTGCGCGTGGGCGCCGCGGTCGGCGCCGGGGTCGCCCGCGCGCGAGCCGGCGGCGGCCTTCCCCAAGAGCGCGTCcacgggcacgggcgaggccgcgcGCCGGTTCCGCCTGCGCGACATCCTCGGCTCCGGCGGCCGCTCCCACAGCGACGGCAAGGAGAAGTTCCTCTTCCTGCAGCCGACCCCCGCCACCAAGCCCAAGTCCAGGACGAGCGCATTGTCCACCCCGTCGGCGCCTGCCGCCAAGAAGACACAGGCGCAGCAGAAGCAGGGCAAGAAGAAGGGCGCCGCCGCGGCCCCGACGGAGATGGACATGGCCACCGCGCACCGGCTCTTCTACAGCAAGCCCGGCGCGGCGGCCGGCCCCGGCGGcgagaggacgacgacgacgacgaaaacGTCGTACCTGCCCTACCGGCCGGCCATCGTCGGCTTCTTCGCCACCGCGCACGCGCTGCGCCCCAAGCACCACCCGTACTAG